Genomic DNA from Corylus avellana chromosome ca4, CavTom2PMs-1.0:
ATAATCAAACAGAAAACCATAACAATAGAATGCTTGGGAAAAGAGAACACAGACCTTTTGCTGTTCCATTGACAAATCATCCATGCATTCGATCAGAAAGTCCATATTCCTCTCCATAAATGGGTTGGTAGATAGTTGTAGACGATCATAATCACACTAAAAGTGAAACCGGAGTAAAATTAGAACAGAGAATTTTTCTAGCACTCAAAACAATTTCCAGAGACAGGTCATGCGTTACCTGAGTTACTGGTGCATCACCTTCAAGATCTGTCATAAAGGCACTGATAAGGGCagaatttgaaactttgatCTGGAGTGCAAGAAGCAGCATAAGCATCAAGATGAAATGGAAACCAAAGTTGCTATCTAAATAAGTTACTTCACATAATTCATCCACAAAGAGTGAACTCCCAAGTCATCAACTATTCCATCAAAAACAATTTGGAAGCCTCAAACATAAAAGAAAGGCAATAAGATCAAGACGAccagaaaaatagaaaagaaaggcAATAAGATAAAGACTATCATGTGAATTTTTACGTACTATGCACAAAAGATCTGAAGACTATTAACATGGaagtcaaaacacaaaaacacattaTTCTTCCTAAAGAGAAGAAACAGTGAACCTCAAGAAGCTTACAGGAATTTCTTCAAATATGTCCACCCACGATAAGTTTTTCTCCCTCAACCTATTGTGCAAACAGATATAAGAAATGGGATTCAATCTAAAATTCAATTTCATTCAATTATTCATAGCGGAAAAAAGAATCCCATACTTCTCTCCGGTAAAATTGTTAGTGCGGTAAAGATCCATGAATGAATCAGAAAGCTTCAACGCCTTGAGCGCTAAGACACCTTGACTGGACCTTGACGGATCATAGATAATGCACACACAGCGTCTAATATTCTCCTGCAACCGCATTTAACTTGTTAATAAGAACCATTTAGCTTGACAAATATAATTACTGAAAGAGAGAAAGCCAACATCATAAGGAATAAGTTCTACAACATatttgtaggaaaaaaaaaaaaaaactgtaaattTGAGACTTTCCATCCATAAAACTACAATCCATAGATTATTTTACACTATGTATTCAAGTTACTGTTGAATTAGActgaaaatggaaataaaataaacccaaaGCCAAAATAGTAGGGCTAAGACTTAACAACACTGTCAAAGCAATACATTGATCAATATGaacaaattttggtttttggctTGATCATTTAACACATTCACCCAGTGTTTATAGCGTTACACTTATGAAAGAGGCCATGTAGAGATTGATAGTAGGCCTTAAATATGGGGCTCTAGAAATTCATTAAGAGGGGTTGTGAGGAATTTTCTAGTtttactagatttgaggtgggaacTACTCCAAGGTTAGTTTTTGGCATGACGTATGATGTGGGGTGTTTCGCCTTAAGGGAGCGTATTCAGAGTAGTTTCGCATTGCTTGCCTTCAAGATGCTTCTGTGGTAGATCATCTTCAGTTCTCCAATGGCTGTCCTCAGTGGAACATTAATTTGTTATAGCGAATGAATGGGATTCTTTACTTCGTTCTTCGATCAACTGTAATCATCAGATTGAGACAAAATGGTGGTTTGCACAAGTTTTATTAAATCCCGTCCAAGAGAGGGCATTTTGAGGTTAGCTCATTCTATAATATCTTAATTCCCCCATGACAGAACCCCTTTCCCTTGGAGGTGTATTTTGCGGAGTAAGGCCACTTTGACGGTTGCTTTCTTAATTTAAGTAAGATCCTCACTTTGGATATCCTAAGGAAGCTTGATTACTTAGTTTCCATGacctttattttatatatatatatattttcctttttttggtatACGTCATGTATACTTGAGTGCATTTTggttttattgaaatttgattacttgtaaaaaataaaaaaaaataaattaaaaaaaaaaaaggtttacttTAGCATGCATAGAAAGTACCTTTACAACTTCCAGTTCCCATGAGTGCATTACTCCCATATTGTTATATTTACAACCAATCTCATTCACACTTGATGTAACATAGAAGAGTGATATATAACCATTACCTGGTAATTCATAAAGGTTTCAATCAATTCCACTGTCTGAAAAGAACCTAACAATGTTGATTGGTACCTGTAAAATTGGAGAGAAGTTATTCACTACATAAGGATTATAAGAGCATAAATCGAACTAGTATCTCCATTCCAAACATTTTATCTATTcattgcatatatatgaacAGAATTAGTAAGAACagacaaagcaaaaaaaaaaaaaaagagaaaaaacccTACCATCCAACAGTGTTATTATCAACATTAACCTCCCTCAAGCATTTCATCATATCGAGCTGGTAATTAGCACCCTCGGCTTCGTTTTCCTCATCCTCTTCCCGAAtcttgaaaattaattaagaaaagataATGAATATCATGACATTAGCACCAAGAAGAGGGAAAGATTATAAGGAATGAAGCGAGAAAAGGGGCTAATGGTAGTACCGTACCGGAAAGGGGAAACAGTTGGTAACTTCAAGAACGCTGCCCACATCAAGCCCAAGGAGCTGGCCCGTGACAAGAGCCGGTGAGAACTCCTTGCAGTGTTTGATTATCTTCAAGATAGCCTGTTTgatttttcaatcaaatatcaCATAAGCCccataattgaaaattaaaaataaataaataaacaaacaaataaattagtGAGTTATAGAAATTGATCGTAAATTCCATTACCAGACCCTCGATCTGAACAACACGGAGAGGGGAAGCAACCTCCTCCGTTGCCGCCACTTGGAGGAACGACCTTGCCGTTGGGTTCGCCATTGATGATGGTTGCTGAGGAACCTACTGAATGAAAGGAGCGAGTGGTTTGATTGAAGACGAACCCTAGCAGCCTAAGCTCTTGTTGAAGTTCAGATTCAGGAGACTTTTGATAGGGTTATATATCATTGGGCTTGGCAAattggcaatatatatatatatgcaaggtTCTTAATGGGCCAGACCCAAACAAAAGAGGAATTGGAAAACTACATCTACCTCTTTAACcatccttttttctttgtttttttttccctttctctcatctgaatagaaaataaataaataaataaattttaaaatatatttctctaatgttttaatttttataaaatcatttagGGCCGTAAATAAACCAGTTTATTCGACAATCTGCTTGATTTAGCTTGATCTGAACTCGAGTTTGTATTGTAAAATCCACGACTCGCTCAAAAAAACTCGATATGAACTTGCGAActcaattcatttaaaattcgATGGCTTGTTTGCCCGACTCATTAactcgttcatatatatatatatattactaaaaattaattatataaatttatgCAAGAatattcccaatggaggagccaaattttattcaaaatgactattcaaaactcattttatctaCTTTAGTTAATGAATTTTGAAATGGCTCCTAtatccgattagttatatttttatctacatcatttaaatatatattttttataaggattgtatttttcttaaatactctatttttcaacttttgagaaaaaagagatgtgTAAAGAGAAATAGCaggaaaaaattttggaaaaagagaaaatatgtgaggaaaagaattaaaaaaaaatgactccCGAAAAAAGtgttctagcattttttttttttttttgctaatctagctagttagttcataaactAGCATATTATGTAGTTACTTAATTTAATAGCCTAGCTCGAGTTTGAGTTAAGCCCGATTCGACTCGACTTGACTTGACTCGGGTCGAATAGTATGCTCAATAAGCTCAAACTTCCAACAAACCAGTCTTAAACGCacatttaaatgattttataattCAACTCGAAAAAGCATTTTCATAGACGGCTatcttaaaatcttaaaattcaACACGCCTCAGCTTAATTACAGTCCTATTTTCgcttaacttttttatttttattttttatttgcagACGTGGAGGCTTGGGGATGTAGTTCCTCCCCTATAAATTGCAATAGCAGAGAAAGTGAAACCCTAAAAAGAGGTCCTCAAAGACAGAAGCAGCCGAGGAGCTTATGCATTAGCGTGGACCTCGGAAAGCTGTGTCTCTTGTGGTAGAGGATCTGATAGAAAAAACGGCATCTCAGAAAGCCAGGGCTGTAGTCCTTAGGGACCCCTGTCAGCTCTTGGCTCGCTATGGTGCCTACACGTTTATCCGTACAGTTTTTCAATTTCTAGGTTTTGTTTCTCGTGGATTGTTATCGCATCTGGGGTTTCTTTATGCAGGCTATTAGCATTTCTGCCTTTGAATTCCTTCATCCACTCACtagatctgttttttttttttttttttacacaccAAATTCCGAAAAATGCGAAAAacgatttttgaaaaaatattttacaccgAAATATACACAGCCAGCCTTTATATGGTTGCTCTAAATATCTTCTCAAATAGTGTGTTTTCTACTCCTGGAAGGATAGTACCATAACAACAACAATACAAATCAAAAATCACTCTCACGATGGGCTTCTTGTTGCTGGGTATTAGTTGGACTCTTTGAAAGTTCAGCAGCACCATCCGGTTATCTCGAAGGTCGTGtccttatttatattttcttttctgaagATTTAAATAGGATTGAAGGGTTTTGAGAAGATCACTTGGCTATCTCCAGGTAATACTCAacgggtagctcaatcggttagagATCATACTTCATAAAGTAAAGGTCATTAGATcgaattttttatttcctcttgcatggattttttttattaaaaaaaaaaaaaacaaaacaaaagggcGTATCATTTATTTAATGTATGGAAGTTCATCCGCCTCAAAATGGCCAAAAATGCCAACTATTCCTATGCCTAACAACCAAATGAGGGTGGTTCTGCCCACCTTTAACCGTTAAGGGAGTGGCTGAGCCACCAGACTATAAAAGTGGTTTGACTATCGAGCCACCTTAAGtcatccttttttttattttatttttatttatcataatttaaaattttcatttttaaattaatggccaaaataaaataaaagttaggCTAATAGTAAGTAATATACTTAACTTAATACAGATTGCAGGGGAAGACTATGAAGATCCTCCAGCCGTGGAGGGGAAAAAATATatgaagtaagtaaattcacaaCACTTgctcagaaaacaaaaagaaaaaaagtcaatCCATAACAAtccgtaaaaaaaaattaatcaggTTGCAAAATCTCTACGGCTGcaatctcatcatcatcatcattgccTAGCTTTGGGAAATCTTTCCGTCTGATTTTTCAGACTGTGTACAAGTAACACACACATCATCATCGCCGTAAGTTTTTCAATGATCAAGAATCCATGTCTTCACCACCGACCTAATTAATCAAATCATGCATCAATCAAGTTTATACCTATCAAGACGACGCCGTTGAGGCCATAATCGTGATAATAAATCTTAATATTATCATTAACTAAACGTTGAGGGGTCAACAACGAGAGGCTCCTGAGCCTGTGCTGCCATGGCGAGCTCGAACTGCCTTAAAGAAAtcgaagggaaagaaagaatttcaGGAGCTTTGAGATTTTCCCAACCCTTTACAGGGTTTGTAGTTGTAGAGCCATCCAATCCTATGTGCGTCACGTGCTTCACATCTGTTGGGTGTCCTATTTCCATTTCCTTCTCCATTTCTTCAACCTCTTCTTTGTAAActataaatttcataaaaagacatggaaatggaaattaaacatgtatttttttcaaGCTAATTAGTGATGAACAAGCTACTTAGTAATCACCCACTAACCAAAGAGTTGAGAAAAACTTTTGATGCTCCTGATCATCCGCTGTATGCCACCAGCTATGGTTGGCTTTGGCAGAGCCAGAAAACCAAAAGAGTTCTTCATTTTTGCTCTAGATGACGACCTTTCTCTTCCTTGTTTTCCttataaaaatcaaagaaaacaaataataaaagaacATAAAGAATCTTCCATTGTAACACTTTCCCGCATTTGattagaaccaaaaaaagagagagagacagaaacagagacagagacagagtaTGTATACTCGTTAAAGGAGGGTTTGATATGGATTCTGGTTTTGGTTTCTTGGGATGAGCAGAGCCAAGAGCAACGCTGGATTGTGAAGTGCAGCCGTTTGAGAAAGGAAGAACAGCGAATCTTTCCGCACGATCTCTCATCCCTGCTTCATAGAGTAGCGAGAAAACAGTGAGAAGAGGAAGGAGGATATATAGGCATGGAAAACAGGGGAGAAGAAAATGGATATGTTATACTAAATCCTGTTGGCTTTACGAGGAAGATAGAATGATTTATGTATTGAATTGCATGATCATCAGCCCCAAGTTTGGTACGGGAGAATGTATATGATTAATTATGGAGTGGGTGTTAAGAGTTGTTAGTTGGTTAAACTGTGAAACTCAACCAACTTTTGCTGAAAATGGAAGCCCAGTTTGTGGGAATACTAGACCTAACTTGGTTTCTCCTGATGATTCTTGTGGTGGGGGTTACTTTCACTTGCCTCTCTTCTATATCAAGCCACCAATTTCATAATCTTCTTtctacttttgttttcttaattagtcTCAATTTCCTAGACTAGCCTGCAGGACTTTGACTGACTTTGGATTTGTCTTACTAGAGTAAATCCCAAGGGAATTCGACAAATGAAATTCAAACAGATCGCTCAAGTGTTTCTtggttttgaagaaattttagttttttcttttattagaaaaataaatttgagaaaaaaaaaaatttctagtttttttatttttattttttattaacacaTCGCCATCTTCAAGTAAGGTAAATCCCACGACCCAAGGGTGGTTGTTCAATTACCTAAGGAAATCTCCAAAGTAGTTAGGCATGTACTAAGACGTAAGTTTGAATTTCTGCAATGGAGAATTTTCACATATGCTTGGTTAGTATTAATCACCTTAGTTTCCATTGATGTCCTGGTAAGACTGTATTAGGCTAGggctcagtcggacttgaggGAGTGCCTGCAGTTTCCACCATCTAAGCCCCTCATGTGCGGCTCCCAACAgataggtgctactatggtcatgTCTAGGTATGCTAGCCACAATTAGTTTCTCCAACTTAcccttttgctaaaaaaaataaaaaaaaaggtaaatccCACATGGATTCGGCTTAGGTgcagttaaaaaataaaaaataaaaactacggTCCATTTTTGTTATTGCTTCTTTTTAATTACTACTTGACCAAGTGGTTGCATTTCTTGGTTCTTGTTTTTTGTATAACCTTTTTGGGCAGTACCGGAGCTTTGggatattttattattctctttttgtacttttttgcaattgaaaattatcaatttattaaaatatagaTACTTACTTAAttacccaaaacaaaacaaaaggccaCTATTTGGACATTTTCATGGTATTGGGTATTAGATGCTTTCATCAGTTGGCTTGTGCATCTTTGCCTTATTTCATTTCCTCGATGGATTCTTTAAAATTCCCAAAGACATGCACACTTCTTCTAAACTTTTTTCATTGATTATTTACCTGAAAATTCTTTGGATATATATAGCTTTAATTTGTTTGACATGCATGCATAGGATCTTTTCTTCCTTATGTTCTTGGAACATGCAGGATTCGAActaaaaattttagttgatAATTGGAATATAATAGCAGAATTAAATTCCTTGGATTCATTAAGATCGAACTCATCATGAAAATGccaaaatgaaacataaaaaaCAGAAATGATTCATTGGATTcaacatgtcactttattaaacTGGTTTGTCTAATTCCTGTCTGGTAATAATAAGGCAAGTGACAA
This window encodes:
- the LOC132177002 gene encoding CRIB domain-containing protein RIC4-like, yielding MRDRAERFAVLPFSNGCTSQSSVALGSAHPKKPKPESISNPPLTRKQGRERSSSRAKMKNSFGFLALPKPTIAGGIQRMIRSIKSFSQLFVYKEEVEEMEKEMEIGHPTDVKHVTHIGLDGSTTTNPVKGWENLKAPEILSFPSISLRQFELAMAAQAQEPLVVDPSTFS
- the LOC132177000 gene encoding eukaryotic translation initiation factor 3 subunit H, producing the protein MANPTARSFLQVAATEEVASPLRVVQIEGLAILKIIKHCKEFSPALVTGQLLGLDVGSVLEVTNCFPFPIREEDEENEAEGANYQLDMMKCLREVNVDNNTVGWYQSTLLGSFQTVELIETFMNYQENIRRCVCIIYDPSRSSQGVLALKALKLSDSFMDLYRTNNFTGEKLREKNLSWVDIFEEIPIKVSNSALISAFMTDLEGDAPVTQCDYDRLQLSTNPFMERNMDFLIECMDDLSMEQQKFQFYYRSLSRQQAQQQAWLQKRRAENASRKAAGEEPLPEEDPSNPVFKPVPEPSRLDSFLITNQIANYCNQINGVAGQNFSKLYLMKALHEN